From Clarias gariepinus isolate MV-2021 ecotype Netherlands chromosome 18, CGAR_prim_01v2, whole genome shotgun sequence:
TCTTTgcctcatcagacctgagaattttgtttcttatgGTCTGAGGGTCCTTTAGGTGCCTTTTGCCATGTGCCTTTTTCTAAGGGGTGGCTTCcttctggccactctaccatataggcctgattggtggattgctgcagagatggttgtccttctggaaggttctcctctctccacagtaaacctctggagctctgacagagtgaccatcgggttctaaTTTACCTCcgtgactaaggcccttctcctcTGAtcactcagtttagatggccggccagctctagaaagagtcctggtggttttgaacttcttccacttatgtatgatggaggccactgtgctcattaggaccttcaaagcagcagaattttttctgtaaccttccccagatttgtgcctcgagacaatcttGTCTCAaaaggtctacagacaattccattgacttcatgcttggtttgtgctctgacatgaactgtcaactgtggaaccttatatagacaggtgtgtgctttTCCAAAttatgtccaatcaactgaatttgccacaggtggactccaattaagctgcagaaacatctcaaggatgatcaggggaaaaaaggatgtgcctgagctcaattttgagcttcatggcaaaggctgtgaatacttatgtacatgtgctttctcaattatttttttataaatttggaaaaatctcaagtaaacttttttcatgttgtcattatggggtgttgtgtatAGAATTccgaggaaaaaaaagaatttaatccattttagaataaggctgtgacttaacaaaatgtaaaaaaaaagtgatgcgctgtgaatactttccggatgcgctgtaaatggtgactattctgcatgttcgcaagtggagtttggtgttccacaaggttcggTTTTAGACCCACTGCTATGTTCTCTTTACCTCCTTTCTCTGtgcaacataattcataagcatTGTATTAGTACCACTGTAATGCTGaggacacagttatatgtctcagaaAAGCCAGATTAAAGTTCAGCAATGTAGAGAGGACATAAGAGACTGAATGGTAATTAAcctccttctgcttaatcctgacaagACAAAAGGTCTGGAACTAGGACCACATGCAGGTAGAAGTAAGCTTTCGGATCACACACTAGCTCTGGATTGACTTTCTGTTTCATTAtgtacaacagtaaaagaccttggtgtgattccaatatttcatttaaagctcatataGAACAATATTTACAGGATAGCATTCTAttatcttagaaatatcgccaagataataaatatattgtcacttAATGATGCAAAAAACTAGAACCAAAGGTTATGAGCACCCCCATCTTATTTACCccgcattggctccctgtgaaattttgcatttattttaaaatactactaatgACCTAAAAAGCactaaatggtctcgcgccgcagtatctgggtgaactgctagtgtctcaCGATCTGCCACACCTACTTCAATGaaaagatgcaggctgcttgtcaggaccacatattatgaaaactacagcagggggcaaagctttttcttacaaagccccaaagttatggaataatcttccaattaatgttcgggaaaaagacacagtcttagtgtttaagtctaggctaaaaacttttttcaaccaagcatttttgtgaatagatttaCCTTAGGTAAAGGATCTGGGGaactcatggacatagagtataATGGTGAGCGGGTATGTTTAGATgttgtcttccccactctcattcaTCACTTATGATGAGAGTTGTTCTtggaggacttgtgactgcagttgcttaatagttcaggactggaatttactacagttttgtacctgagcctctaaTAACAAACTAAACTCCGTATTAACTTAAAAGCTTCTCTGatttccagctgcctaacacactgcaagacaattcctgctatctgttatcacccaaatgggTTCCTTGttgggtctggttcctcttGAGGTTTCTtactattaccatctcaggaagtttttccttgccgctATTGCCCTCGACTTGCTCATCacggacaatctgatcattttgattcataagtattttctcacacatttcatacacatgtCCATTCTTTTCTTAAGATTCTGTAAacctgctttgcaacaatgagcaagtgctatacaaataaaatataaattgataataaaaataataataaactgaacTGTAGACAGTGACACTGGTGTTCCATAAGCTTCCAGTTCAAGACATGCCTGTGCCTTTGTGGTTGTTCCTGAAAGTTCCTCTCAGCTGACGGTCACACTTCAAGACCTTGTCTCCACCTTCCAATAACTTTCAGTGTGCACAATAATTTGAGCTGATCTGGGAATATGCATTTTAGAAATTATGTTCCTGACTTGTGTAAATCTTCCATCCTCTTTGATATGCAGAGCTCCTTAAACTGTACCATTATAATGTGTTCTGGTTCAATCATCACCACTAACTAGAAGTCGAGTAGCCTTAACTTTGGCAATTTAAATTTGGGTGCATGTATAATTTTGTCAGAAACTCAAACTAAATTAAATCTCGTGTTCTGTcccaaataaaaaacagtttaaaacaattattgaaAGCTAAATATTGCCATGACATTTATGTTTATGATGACTGTCTTCTGAGAGCAACTGTAGATGGAATGTGGACTTTATATCGGCTTAATATTGGCCGTCCTGCTTGGTGTGTATATTTAGTAAGCAGCCTGATCTCTCTTTTCCTGCATGGGTTGTGTGCTTTCTTAAAAATGTGTCTCTGTAGGTGtcataatactaataaaataaaactgaggGATGATTGACTTGTTCCCgtcaacatatacagtatgtgtgtgtttaaaaaaaagaaaataaacgtATTAACACTCCATACGTATCCTGTATACTTTGTGTTGATAAAATGCAACCCTTCTTATTTTGTGTCTTACCCCACCTCCGTGAGATCTATCTTTAGCCCCACTCAGTCCAGAGGTGTCAATTTCTTTCACTCTGAGACTTCCCGAGGGTCTTACACATATTACACCCTACCCATGTTCCTAGCAGCAGGCCACAGATCGTAAAGATGCCTTACAGCAGCTTGAATTACTCCTTGCGCTTAGTGCTGATCCAAGATCGGCTTTAACAGATTCATCGCCGCACTGCAAGGCTGATCTCAGATcgtagtttaaaaaaagcagTAGTCAGAGCGCTGGATTGTACATAGTAGAGGAGGTAGCAGCCTTATTTGGATTTGGCAGTAAACCTTGAGGGAGCTTTTACTCCTGACCATTGCctcatgtgatcatgtgtgtgttcgtgtgtgggttttttttttttaggcatgtAACTGTGCATTTTTTATATGAGGAACGTGTTTAATATTTCCAAATgagttacatatttaaaaaataattaattgtcaTAAATgcaattatgtaaaaaataaataaatgaccatcACAATAGTATCTGTTAAACATTTAGATACTTGAACCTGGGTTTATACAACAATAATGTATTAGTCATCATATTATTATAGTTTCATTAACtattacaatattatttaacacatattgcattttctttaaccaaaaaagtaattaattaaaaaaaaaaaaattaataaaaaaaaaaaaaactttttctggTGTTGGGCATTTCAAAATATGACCTTAATTTATCCTATAGCTTCTTCAAGCATATTTGATatcaaaatacataaataaataaataaatacacaaaagatTTAACTTCCTTTAGGATTTATTACTGAGCAGATGCAAATGACCAAACAAGAAACAGTAGTTTTGCTTTCTTAAAAAGAacgaaaaagagagaaaaaaaatctgactgtCTAAAACAATCATTTACTATTAAGACTTGCAAAGTAATCCTGCATCACAACTAGAAATAATGTCAAATTCAGTTTAAAGCATGTTGCTTCAGGTTCTTCACACTATAATTGTTTAACAGCTAAATGTCATATGAAAAGCAAATGCTTACAGacaatatacaaatacaaaaatatcaCACTCCTATTTCTTTCCcaattattaataacaattcACCAAAGCAACTCTCTAATACAAATTTTCCAAAATACAGTGCACAGATTAATCTTGCCACTccctgtttttagttttttttagttgatGACGTTAAACTTGAAGCATGAAAATGGAAAGTTTGGAGGACGTGACTGCGCGACAGGCATGCACAAGAACACagctctgtgtgtatgtttgtgtgtgtgtgtctgtgtgtgtgtctgtgtgtctgtgtgtctgtgtgtgtgtttgtgtatcttCTGTCCTGGGGGACGGTAAAATCTCCAGGCTGAGGTTTTGTACTTGAAGCGCTGATAAGCATGCAATGTCATGTAGCAGTGAACCTGTAATACAACAGAGCAGACCAAATCAACATCAGTGTCCTTCATTCAATCATGTGCATTTACTATTAGAATACACAGATGTACGTAATTAcggttaatctttttttattttttatttttggataaactgaatatgatgtttataaatatttttaatgtcatAAACATTTCCTCATATCTTACAAGTATACTCTGGAAAAATAGTGTTAAAATGAATCAGCAATTGGTTTATTTTCATGCATTAGTCCATTTGGGTCTATATTCATTATCAAAAATATAGTTGAAAAAAAGCTTAGCTCCACCAACATGGTGCAATAATATtgtaccaattttttttttattaagtttgaaGTCATTTTACAGTACTACGACAAGAGCCCCCTTCGCTtcttcaaattaaatttaagaaatgggaacaaatgttttactcagATAGGCAGTAAAGATACTTAAATGATACACAGGTTActttgtggcttaacaaacataAATCATTTCACTTAAACTGAGGAGACACAAAAAGCAATCAAAAATGAGAATCAATAAAGTCATTCAGgtagcctggagaactattactcaaaaatatacaagaacgtctggctctttggaagcaaaatgtgaggaaatgaggggggctcaagacttttaaACAGTACTGGATGTCAAATTATCTCTTgttttacagattaaaaaaataaatagaaaactaAACAGATTTTGTAACCCACCTTTACACCTCAAACGCGGGAAACTTGGCTGTTGTTGGCTGGAGGAGGTCAGCGAGAAAGTAAATAGTTCCAGCCATTCCTGCATCGAAGTGGAAGGAAATAATTAATAGTTGTAAAGCTAGAAATCTGGTGAGGTGTAAAAGTCCCACTTTGTAGTAATCATCAGTAATATCGTTCAAaagtatacattttaaaacGCGATGACATACTCTAATCGTATGCTACAACAACAAATGCTGACTTTTTCtgatgttgttattattattatcattattattattattattattattacatgtgCAGTAAGAAGTACcttcaaaaagagaaaaaggcgTGTCTGGAGTGCGGCAGCCATGTTTCCCATAGTTCATGCACCAATCTGCAAACTAATGACAGAAACATACGCATCCCATCATCATAATAAGATTATATATTTTCAatcatgttttaatattttaaaggcCTCATATTAAAACAGGTCCCTTGTTATTGCTCCAGctggaaaacatttttattttttgtgtcaaTTCTCTTACAAATGtgttgttttagtgtttatgtaaatgagctactgctaagCCACACCCTCAACAGGCCTGAGCGACAAGCCAGGCGAGGAACTGTTCTTATATGAGGGTGGATTAGGAGAAAAGTCTAACTGGCCAGAGtagacagaaacagaaaaaaaggaatgaacaTTACTTTGCATAAATTTTACATGCTATTTATTTACATCTTTTAATTTCATGATCTAGAACAAAAATAcctatttattttgtatttattattattattattattattattattactttttcaggtttacaaATTGACTGCTAAATAGATAGGTATgtatctaattattatttttatatccaGAAATGTGTAATACCATGCAGGCCCGGAAGAGGTGTTTGGGCTCCTGGGTGAGTTTATAGAGAGCCAGGAAGGCGTAGGCGTTTCCTGCTGCACCATGACACAATCCATAACCTTTCTTTAAGAGACCTCTGTGCCAGATGACCTCACCGCACTGCATGGCATCATGAAGGTACTGCTGCTCACCAAACACCTTCCGGTTtacaaaaggaagaaaaaaaatgacaaagtgtaTATAATTGTGCATATAATAATCCATTCTCTATGGTTTGGACTCTTTTGTTCATACCTTGTAGGCCTGCAGAAGCATGTAGATAACTCCGGGAGAGCCGTGACACCAGTGCACCAGGAGATCCCGGTTGTCGTCGACACATGGAGGGTAATTACCTGACGGAAACTTCAGTTGGCACAAGTAATCCACGCTGGGCTTCACGAGGGCTGGCACAATGCTGTAGTTAGAGATGAAACCAGGCTACAGGGATACAAGAGAACTGCTTATATCccagtatttatatatacagctaaaacaaatacagtggtacctcggcatacaattGTAAACCGTCCTGGAAGCGAGTTCTTGAGGCGAAAATATTCatagatgcaaacaaatcacaaaagtaactcatgtgtattgtataaaaatagGCACTGCAGTGCACCATTTTGATGAATTAGTCCggaagcacgatgatagaaaatgtctgtcctttaaagctgtcctgatggtgaataatcctaatttcagaaaatgctcaacaaaacagagttcgcagaccaatacagtggaaaacagctctgagacaaaatggcgtccagGGTTCCCCTCGTTATTTAGTCGCatagacaacactgttacatttgacgtaggagattcatttccttacgtgcggttatggtttttggccacatgatgacAGTGTGGGGCAAGGACACGATTTAGATGGTCAtcctttacattgtatatttgtgttaaaGGCGTAAAAGTTTCtaacttaagaacaaatctgacctACAGACGTGCTCCCGAAATGGAAATCGTTCGTAAAATCTAccagtaatgtaaatgtagatgaaCCGTTCCAGCCATCCAAaagtgttaattatttaaaataaatagacattaaggccttgttcacatggGCATTGAGCGTTTtttagcgtccggtgagcgcggtgaagcggcgagtgttttttACACATAgtagtcaatgagagtgtttacacgggctttggtgacagGCGTTTGTCCGGCTGTGCGTTTATATGGCatcaaaaaaatgttgtatgcagctttttcttggcgttcaaatcccaacgaacgcaaggaaaccgcttctagtgcgttttcttcacgttcattttacacgttggaggaccggatatatcccatgatcctacatgctatacatagggaaatgcggaaaaaggcaaaataaaataaaacgttaAAAAACATACacggaaattttcgcatttcttcataaaccacaaaaaatcttcctttaatccgacgttgtgcagtcagagagtgaaccgaGTAGCgacgggctttcatatccagttcctgacacactgcccccacaggttaacacacaaactacaatttgggctgcaggctggcgttagaGAGGCAAACAAACGCCGGTGTAAAAGTCAATCGATCGCCACTagaaaacgcaacataaacgtcgtttagaggacgttcagagcgcgttcgtttatacaaaaattttacgcctgtgtgaacaaggcctaagccTCACTTAAcgttaatttatgattcctcttgtcACTGGCTACTTTGAACACTAAActaaaagtggctcccttttcttttgCTACAGTAccatccttgctaacattcttgagaCTCatgttttcactaaatcttgcacataatgtgaaaaaaaaaagttcatgaggTGGGGTGTTTGAATGTCGAGGTACTGCTGTATCGCCAAATGATATGCCCAGTTGTAGATTTTACCTGCATGAGAAAGTAGTAGATGCCTGAAAGACCATGGGCGGCGCCCACATAATGTTCCTGGTACCACTCGTACATGAGCGGAGTCTGGTGCTCCACTCGCATCCTCTGAGCCAGGTTCTGACCCGATGCCAACACAGCCTCACAGATCTACACATTCAAAAACACAAATGTTGATGATGACAACAAAGGATTGATAAACTAGGACCCCACAAATCCATGCCAGTGGTGGGGGAAAATCAACCCCTCTTGATTCTTGCAGGGCTTTTCCTGGGCTCCTGATATGGGCTCTGACTCTGAGACACCACCCTTAGAGGACTTCAAGCCTGTTATGACCATGGAGTGCACTCTTGTCTAAAGACAACGGAGAAAAAGCAGCTGAGAGAACACAGCTCATTCACCCTACATCATTCCATCATGCAAGAAAGCATGATCCTCATGAAGACTGCCACTAACCGGACTAATGTGTTCACAGAATCCTTTCTACACTGTGGATAGGTCACCAGATCATCACTGGTAGCTAAACATACTGTTTTGCAAGTCACCAGCAAAGGATGGAACTGGGATCAGATTTtctgctaattaaaaaaatctttctagGCATGCGTAAGAAACAGTATCTGAGTTACTGGGTCATCTCCTTCCTCATTAGGCAGCCAGGAGGTAGCAAGTGAAACAGCACCAAGAGCACATTTGCTCCAACCAATAACTGCACATCCACCACTGAAAtcaccaaaacaaaacatgaattcTTAAGTTTGTATGGATCTCACTGACCTGCTGGATGTACTGCATTGGGATCTTTTCCTGCTGGAACTGCTGGTTGATGAAGATGAGGGagaagaggaaacccacacgGCCATACAGCAGCTCATTTGGGAGGCTGCCTAAACCTTTTACTACCGATTTGTGAAACTGCATCAACCTGGAAAAGCACAACAATGAAGCTCAACCACTCTGGCCCTTTCTAGAATTCTCTTCATAATGGATAATGATCATAACCTGTTGATGCACTCCTCTGATTCCTGGGTTCTCTGTAAGCGGTGGTAAACGACAGCGGCTATGGCTAACGGCCCCGCATCCCCGCACAAAAAAGTCACCCATCGCTGGGTTAAACTCCTCAGACTGCGGCCCACGTGCTCCAGCGCCCTCTGGAGGAACCCAGGGTCGCCATAGACTGAGTGAAGGTGCAGGTAGAGCATGGCGATGCCTACatgcagtttaaaaagaaaaaagcgaTGACATTACTGATTTGTCCAGGATCTTCAGGTGGCATAGATTTACAGGTGTGCctaaaaatattggcacccttggCACAAATTTGTTTAAGAATATTTTGGGCAAATGGCATAAGACCAATTTATTCTAATGAAGAATAAAAGTTTATTCCAATCTATTTTGTATAGttagaattaattttatttttatgtaacatttttttttataaatgaaaaaaactgcttttttgccttatttacttatttctttgttaaatcatttttaaaagtcctagaattaaaataaattataaagaattatgaataataataatctttattaataatgtaCTTTTTTTCCAGTCGTTCTTTCTAACTTTCGAACTTTGATGTATGTTTTTTGACAGTCATCGTGATTCCTTTGGATATGCAAGTCAAATATTTCCGAATCAACCTGTGATAAATCATGACACAGAGATGTTTGCGTTTCTCGAACCTGCCCAGCCTGTGTATCCAGTGCAATCGCTTGGGTCGGCCGTCTTCAGCCCATTCTCCATCACGGCCAGCAGCTCTTTAATCTTACCGCTTATACGACCTGCAAAGGCAGGGGTGAGCTGGAAATagaaagaaatttttaaaaataaaatttaccaGTACAATAACTGTTGAATATTTATCCTGTTATTCATATATGCATATGCAACTCACTCTTCCATGGGAGTCGAACAGGTCCTGTGTGGTCTCAGGTCCATTATAGTCCAGGTAGGGGTTCTTTAGAGCTCTCTGGTCTGACATCTTTCACCTTGCTGAACAAGATTATCGCATAACATGATTTGAAGAAATATGATGcagctttatttattaacttttttcagAAGTGCCCAATTTGTTCAAAATTAGttagcccaaaaaaaaaaatgtccttcaCTTTTTAACAGCGGTTGGAATCCAGAAGGTTACATTACCGCCAGCTTTAAGTTTCATTCTCCCTCATCTTCCTGACTTCTTAAAGCAAATTTTTCAGTCCAGTGTTTCTTAAACGTCTATGCATCCTTCCCTGATCTTGTCTTGTCCTGACATTCAATTCTTCCCCATTCTAAAGGACTTGTCACGTTGCTTTCTGCTCTCCC
This genomic window contains:
- the lancl1 gene encoding glutathione S-transferase LANCL1; amino-acid sequence: MSDQRALKNPYLDYNGPETTQDLFDSHGRLTPAFAGRISGKIKELLAVMENGLKTADPSDCTGYTGWAGIAMLYLHLHSVYGDPGFLQRALEHVGRSLRSLTQRWVTFLCGDAGPLAIAAVVYHRLQRTQESEECINRLMQFHKSVVKGLGSLPNELLYGRVGFLFSLIFINQQFQQEKIPMQYIQQICEAVLASGQNLAQRMRVEHQTPLMYEWYQEHYVGAAHGLSGIYYFLMQPGFISNYSIVPALVKPSVDYLCQLKFPSGNYPPCVDDNRDLLVHWCHGSPGVIYMLLQAYKVFGEQQYLHDAMQCGEVIWHRGLLKKGYGLCHGAAGNAYAFLALYKLTQEPKHLFRACMFADWCMNYGKHGCRTPDTPFSLFEGMAGTIYFLADLLQPTTAKFPAFEV